A genomic window from Salvelinus namaycush isolate Seneca chromosome 21, SaNama_1.0, whole genome shotgun sequence includes:
- the LOC120066520 gene encoding tumor protein p53-inducible protein 11-like isoform X2: MASKPHPPLMKKHSQSDLVSRLKTRKILGVGGEDDDGEVHRSKALVCPNQLYEVVFEEEINKTSISIRLYGGALLSLSLILWNGVYAQEKVIIQWTLLSEACYFAVQFIVTSVTLVEMGSFPNAAILLLLSRVLFLLVTLFYYYHLGRGRPKKI, encoded by the exons ATGGCCTCTAAGCCACATCCTCCTCTAATGAAGAAACACAGTCAGTCAGATCTGGTGAGCCGGCTGAAGACCAGGAAGATACTGGGGGTCGGAGGAGAGGACGACGACGGAGAGGTGCATAGGTCGAAG gcCCTGGTGTGTCCCAACCAGCTCTATGAGGTGGTGTTTGAAGAAGAGATCAACAAGACCAGCATCTCCATCAGGCTCTATGGAGGAGCACTACtca gtCTGTCCCTCATCTTGTGGAATGGAGTGTATGCACAAGAGAAGGTCATCATTCAATGGACTCTGCTCAGCGAAGCATGCTACTTTGCTGTCCAGTTTATAG TTACGTCGGTCACCCTGGTGGAGATGGGCTCGTTTCCCAACGctgccatcctcctcctcctcagccgGGTGCTCTTCCTCCTGGTCACTCTCTTCTATTACTACCACCTGGGGAGAGGACGACCCAAGAAGatctga
- the LOC120066520 gene encoding tumor protein p53-inducible protein 11-like isoform X1 yields MASKPHPPLMKKHSQSDLVSRLKTRKILGVGGEDDDGEVHRSKLSQMLGNDIKYQVREPVGLRLWIVISALTFTVMALMALVCPNQLYEVVFEEEINKTSISIRLYGGALLSLSLILWNGVYAQEKVIIQWTLLSEACYFAVQFIVTSVTLVEMGSFPNAAILLLLSRVLFLLVTLFYYYHLGRGRPKKI; encoded by the exons ATGGCCTCTAAGCCACATCCTCCTCTAATGAAGAAACACAGTCAGTCAGATCTGGTGAGCCGGCTGAAGACCAGGAAGATACTGGGGGTCGGAGGAGAGGACGACGACGGAGAGGTGCATAGGTCGAAG CTCAGTCAGATGCTGGGGAATGACATCAAGTATCAGGTGCGAGAGCCTGTTGGTCTAAG GCTCTGGATCGTCATCTCTGCGTTAACCTTCACAGTTATGGCCTTGATG gcCCTGGTGTGTCCCAACCAGCTCTATGAGGTGGTGTTTGAAGAAGAGATCAACAAGACCAGCATCTCCATCAGGCTCTATGGAGGAGCACTACtca gtCTGTCCCTCATCTTGTGGAATGGAGTGTATGCACAAGAGAAGGTCATCATTCAATGGACTCTGCTCAGCGAAGCATGCTACTTTGCTGTCCAGTTTATAG TTACGTCGGTCACCCTGGTGGAGATGGGCTCGTTTCCCAACGctgccatcctcctcctcctcagccgGGTGCTCTTCCTCCTGGTCACTCTCTTCTATTACTACCACCTGGGGAGAGGACGACCCAAGAAGatctga